A window of Zingiber officinale cultivar Zhangliang chromosome 5A, Zo_v1.1, whole genome shotgun sequence contains these coding sequences:
- the LOC121980368 gene encoding phosphatidylinositol:ceramide inositolphosphotransferase-like, producing the protein MTMYIAREASKLWRKICMETAVELQLLIEKWKLLLAGLIFQYIHGLAARGVHYLHQPGPTLQDLGFMLLPELGKERGHLSESLFTFIFLSFVVWTFHPFVYHSKRFYTVLLWLRVLACLVACQASRIITFYSTQLPGPNYHCREGSKLARLPPPETIAEVLLINFPRGILFGCGDLIFSSHMIFTLVFVLAYHKYGSKRFMKFLAWVVAIIQSLLIVASRKHYTVDVVVAWYTVNLVVFFVDKKLPEMPERSSAQPLLPLSAKAKDEKSREEHHKLLNGNIGDTADRRQRLQMNGKHGEDTNHIHSEPLVSGA; encoded by the exons ATGACGATGTACATTGCTCGCGAGGCTTCCAAG CTATGGAGAAAGATTTGCATGGAAACGGCTGTGGAGCTTCAACTTCTTATCGAGAAGTGGAAACTTCTACTTGCAGGACTCATTTTCCAG TATATTCATGGGCTAGCTGCACGAGGAGTTCATTATCTGCATCAACCTGGTCCGACTCTTCAAGATCTTGGGTTTATGCTCCTTCCG GAACTTGGCAAAGAACGTGGCCACCTCAGTGAAAGTCTATTCACTTTCATTTTCTTGTCTTTTGTAGTG TGGACTTTTCATCCATTTGTTTATCATAGCAAGCGCTTCTACACTGTTCTGCTCTGGCTAAGGGTTTTAGCTTGCCTTGTT GCTTGTCAAGCATCAAGGATCATTACATTCTATTCTACTCAACTTCCTGGTCCTAACTATCATTGTCGCGAG GGGTCAAAGCTTGCCAGGCTGCCCCCACCAGAGACCATCGCCGAAGTGCTACTGATTAACT TTCCTCGTGGAATTCTATTTGGCTGTGGCGATCTCATATTTTCATCCCATATGATATTTACACTTGTTTTTGTACTTGCATACCATAAATATGGATCTAAAAG GTTTATGAAGTTCCTTGCTTGGGTTGTTGCTATTATTCAGAGTTTGCTTATAGTTGCTTCTCGCAAACATTACACTGTAGACGTAGTTGTTGCATG GTATACTGTAAATTTAGTGGTATTCTTCGTTGACAAGAAACTACCAG AAATGCCTGAACGTTCTAGTGCCCAACCATTACTACCATTGAGTGCTAAAGCGAAAGATGAAAAATCCAGAGAAGAGCACCACAAACTATTGAATGGAAATATAGGGGATACTGCTGATCGG AGGCAGAGATTGCAAATGAATGGCAAGCATGGAGAGGACACTAATCACATTCATTCTGAACCTTTAGTGAGCGGTGCTTAG